One Aphidius gifuensis isolate YNYX2018 linkage group LG3, ASM1490517v1, whole genome shotgun sequence DNA window includes the following coding sequences:
- the LOC122851710 gene encoding uncharacterized protein LOC122851710 isoform X1, producing MEKRLESLLERSQFPKFMNDPYGYNNTSNDTKDKFKPEITLEHRIEFEPQETTTATPDFSDNQMLNETINSTGKQYPNKFQVLFDLWLLDSGNGDNMGKVDWNNLSMSEIPEIIYDDYTLVQKKQTILNTFNVLSKFIEQYVSTDQPGSGSLLRFFNGSTTMQDLVMIANVTDFIQLNGTTDETTSITNSDQKEMEKHGQKVFRKIYTYTEEEITTQ from the exons ATGGag aaacgTCTGGAATCCTTGTTAGAACGTAGTCAATTTCCTAAGTTCATGAATGATCCATATGGCTATAATAACACCTCAAATGATACGAAAGAC aaattcaAGCCAGAAATTACACTCGAACATCGTATTGAATTCGAACCACAagaaacaacaacagcaactcCAGATTTTAGCGATAACCAAATGTTGAACGAAACAATCAATTCAACTGGAAAA cAATACCCAAATAAATTCCAAGTTTTATTTGATCTTTGGTTGCTTGATTCTGGAAACGGTGAt AACATGGGCAAGGTTGATTGGAATAATCTTTCAATGAGTGAAATACCTGAGATAATATATGACGATTATACACttgttcaaaaaaaacaaacaatctTAAACACATTTAATGTTTtgagtaaatttattgaacaatATGTGAGCACTGATCAACCAGGTTCTGGATCATTATTAAGATTTTTCAATGGAAGTACCACAATGCAAGATCTCGTTATGATTGCCAATGTAACAGATTTTATTCAGCTCAATGGAACAACTGACGAAACTACTTCCATAACCAACTCA GATCAAAAAGAAATGGAAAAACATGGACAGAAAGTATTTCGTAAAATATACACTTACACTGAAGAAGAAATAAcaacacaataa
- the LOC122851710 gene encoding uncharacterized protein LOC122851710 isoform X2 translates to MEKRLESLLERSQFPKFMNDPYGYNNTSNDTKDKFKPEITLEHRIEFEPQETTTATGKQYPNKFQVLFDLWLLDSGNGDNMGKVDWNNLSMSEIPEIIYDDYTLVQKKQTILNTFNVLSKFIEQYVSTDQPGSGSLLRFFNGSTTMQDLVMIANVTDFIQLNGTTDETTSITNSDQKEMEKHGQKVFRKIYTYTEEEITTQ, encoded by the exons ATGGag aaacgTCTGGAATCCTTGTTAGAACGTAGTCAATTTCCTAAGTTCATGAATGATCCATATGGCTATAATAACACCTCAAATGATACGAAAGAC aaattcaAGCCAGAAATTACACTCGAACATCGTATTGAATTCGAACCACAagaaacaacaacag CAACTGGAAAA cAATACCCAAATAAATTCCAAGTTTTATTTGATCTTTGGTTGCTTGATTCTGGAAACGGTGAt AACATGGGCAAGGTTGATTGGAATAATCTTTCAATGAGTGAAATACCTGAGATAATATATGACGATTATACACttgttcaaaaaaaacaaacaatctTAAACACATTTAATGTTTtgagtaaatttattgaacaatATGTGAGCACTGATCAACCAGGTTCTGGATCATTATTAAGATTTTTCAATGGAAGTACCACAATGCAAGATCTCGTTATGATTGCCAATGTAACAGATTTTATTCAGCTCAATGGAACAACTGACGAAACTACTTCCATAACCAACTCA GATCAAAAAGAAATGGAAAAACATGGACAGAAAGTATTTCGTAAAATATACACTTACACTGAAGAAGAAATAAcaacacaataa
- the LOC122851706 gene encoding myb-like protein AA produces MALPLMWIVLGCFGFINCDPGLRKIPKIYNAVVTTDQNLAPSRAYPVIQPVVHRTAIGYVPPFYYSPINPSYEPTYTTYGGYGNPFPGPESPPQPRAVQTQFVTDNPNAEKIDIQQQDASSLSPSSSEEEKVSNEQNQSTSNDNTDNNNKESINDDVKVECKNKPNNIEEKKTKKEQIPLNFYPNYRSTYYDPYYYGYNPYQQMPSVFTSPGNYYVDYHQQRNTIYPEQMAIEQQPFLDDASLSSRNYGDNVNKQKNNHVIQAQQKHDKIPDVPPPPVPTSQAYKKS; encoded by the coding sequence ATGTGGATTGTCCTCGGATGTTTTGGATTTATAAATTGTGATCCAGGATTACGTAAAATACCCAAGATATACAATGCCGTAGTGACAACTGATCAAAATTTAGCTCCATCAAGAGCTTATCCAGTGATACAACCAGTTGTACATCGTACTGCAATTGGTTATGTACCaccattttattattcaccAATTAATCCAAGTTATGAGCCAACTTATACAACATATGGTGGTTATGGAAATCCATTTCCTGGACCAGAATCACCACCACAACCAAGAGCAGTACAAACACAATTTGTAACTGATAATCCAAAtgctgaaaaaattgatattcaacaacaagatgcatcatcattatcaccatcatcatcagaagaagaaaaagtttCAAATGAACAAAATCAATCAACATCTAATGataatactgataataataacaaagaaagtattaatgatgatgtcaaagttgaatgtaaaaacaaaccaaataatattgaagaaaagaaaacaaaaaaagaacaaataccattaaatttttatccaaaTTATCGTTCAACATATTATGATCCATATTATTATGGATATAATCCATATCAACAAATGCCATCGGTATTTACATCACCAGGTAATTATTATGttgattatcatcaacaaagaAATACAATTTATCCAGAACAAATGGCAATTGAACAACAGCCCTTTCTTGATGATGCTTCATTGTCATCAAGAAATTATGgtgataatgttaataaacAGAAGAATAATCATGTAATACAAGCTCAACAGAAACATGATAAAATACCAGATGttccaccaccaccagtaCCCACTAGCCAggcatataaaaaatcatag